Proteins encoded together in one Coffea arabica cultivar ET-39 chromosome 2c, Coffea Arabica ET-39 HiFi, whole genome shotgun sequence window:
- the LOC113727633 gene encoding cullin-1 isoform X1: protein MGHVTVVTLEEGMRRLEVGISKAKLILDGYPPKALFTSEEYMKYYDCVYSMCTQQPPNDYSAELLQRFKGALEESLLLKVLPSLYDKDGAPLLVELLRMWTNYKAMTKCLGVFFLYLDRQCAYRKNDAPLQDLATFHFHDLICKHIHQRMFSAAASLVAQDRNGQSIDTDLLKNISTFFIEIQDQEKASYYHNFETLILADTANFYSRLASQWLLCYSSTDYVLKVEQCINEEKARAHRFLCPPSVEKVLWTAHSQLIDQTANRLIEKRRAEKQDLTTYQELLSRCADLSIH, encoded by the exons ATGGGGCATGTTACTGTTGTAACACTTGAAGAAGGAATGAGAAGATTGGAGGTGGGCATATCGAAGGCCAAATTGATTTTGGATGGATACCCACCTAAGGCCTTGTTCACATCTGAAGAATACATGAAGTACTATGA CTGTGTGTATTCCATGTGTACTCAGCAGCCGCCTAATGACTATTCAGCAGAGCTCCTTCAAAGATTTAAGGGAGCTTTGGAAGAGAGTTTGCTGTTAAAG GTTCTGCCATCGTTATATGATAAAGATGGTGCACCTTTGCTGGTTGAACTCCTGCGTATGTGGACTAATTACAAGGCAATGACAAAGTGTCTTGGAGTATTCTTTTTATACCTTGATCGTCAGTGTGCATATCGTAAAAATGATGCACCACTTCAAGATCTCgcaactttccattttcatGATCTG ATCTGCAAGCATATCCACCAAAGAATGTTTTCTGCTGCAGCTTCCCTT GTTGCACAAGACCGTAATGGGCAATCAATTGATACCGATCTGCTGAAGAATATCTCAACATTCTTTATAGAAATTCAGGATCAGGAAAAAGCATCTTACTATCACAATTTTGAAACTCTAATACTTGCAGATACTGCAAACTTCTACTCCCGCCTGGCATCACAGTGGTTACTCTGCTATTCCTCTACAGATTACGTTCTAAAG GTTGAGCAATGTATAAATGAGGAGAAAGCAAGAGCTCATCGTTTTCTCTGCCCGCCGTCAGTTGAGAAGGTGTTGTGG ACAGCGCACTCGCAATTGATAGATCAAACTGCAAACAGATTGATCGAGAAGAGGAGAGCAGAGAAGCAGGACTTGACAACATACCAG GAGTTGCTCTCTAGGTGTGCTGATTTGAGTATTCACTAG
- the LOC113727633 gene encoding cullin-1 isoform X2 — translation MGHVTVVTLEEGMRRLEVGISKAKLILDGYPPKALFTSEEYMKYYDCVYSMCTQQPPNDYSAELLQRFKGALEESLLLKVLPSLYDKDGAPLLVELLRMWTNYKAMTKCLGVFFLYLDRQCAYRKNDAPLQDLATFHFHDLTWDFSHEVILFMKSDLQAYPPKNVFCCSFPYTANFYSRLASQWLLCYSSTDYVLKVEQCINEEKARAHRFLCPPSVEKVLWTAHSQLIDQTANRLIEKRRAEKQDLTTYQELLSRCADLSIH, via the exons ATGGGGCATGTTACTGTTGTAACACTTGAAGAAGGAATGAGAAGATTGGAGGTGGGCATATCGAAGGCCAAATTGATTTTGGATGGATACCCACCTAAGGCCTTGTTCACATCTGAAGAATACATGAAGTACTATGA CTGTGTGTATTCCATGTGTACTCAGCAGCCGCCTAATGACTATTCAGCAGAGCTCCTTCAAAGATTTAAGGGAGCTTTGGAAGAGAGTTTGCTGTTAAAG GTTCTGCCATCGTTATATGATAAAGATGGTGCACCTTTGCTGGTTGAACTCCTGCGTATGTGGACTAATTACAAGGCAATGACAAAGTGTCTTGGAGTATTCTTTTTATACCTTGATCGTCAGTGTGCATATCGTAAAAATGATGCACCACTTCAAGATCTCgcaactttccattttcatGATCTG ACTTGGGATTTCTCTCATGAAGTCATCTTGTTTATGAAATCAGATCTGCAAGCATATCCACCAAAGAATGTTTTCTGCTGCAGCTTCCCTT ATACTGCAAACTTCTACTCCCGCCTGGCATCACAGTGGTTACTCTGCTATTCCTCTACAGATTACGTTCTAAAG GTTGAGCAATGTATAAATGAGGAGAAAGCAAGAGCTCATCGTTTTCTCTGCCCGCCGTCAGTTGAGAAGGTGTTGTGG ACAGCGCACTCGCAATTGATAGATCAAACTGCAAACAGATTGATCGAGAAGAGGAGAGCAGAGAAGCAGGACTTGACAACATACCAG GAGTTGCTCTCTAGGTGTGCTGATTTGAGTATTCACTAG